From Ptychodera flava strain L36383 chromosome 2, AS_Pfla_20210202, whole genome shotgun sequence, the proteins below share one genomic window:
- the LOC139152147 gene encoding adenosine deaminase 2-like translates to MSLVIFLLAFVSVVAGNPLYLSWREDFLTDDLSSATGSNTPLEGKEWAVNDVLMRLKDEEIQKGRETSVYPPNMHFFHAKPFIDQSKVFEIIKLMPKGAVLHIHDTAIANINWLIKNATYRPYCYMCSTRDRGTLLFQFAEDQPTDNSTCEWKLVATERETSGNVDEFDKMLYDTISLVVDEPHTKYRTQHEVWTYFNDYFATVDGLVFYADVFEDYYRQGLKEFNDDGVQFMEVRALLQPIYELNGTRHDSEYTLQRYEDANRDFLETYQDSMGSKIIFTSLRILDKPTIESVVNTAIQLRQKYPHFMVGFDLVAQEDAGRPLVFYLDELLIPSDRGEELPYYFHAGETNWQGVETDENLIDALMLNSSRLGHANAAIKHPSVLKKIKDRNIPIEVNPISSQVMKHFDDIRNMPAAYFIAEGYPVVISSDDPVVWGASPISHDYYEVFMGVASARSDLRLLKQLTVDSIRYSALAGSEEQQCMDLWAEKWQIFLDKVLDMYNITDWERYVPTPGPTTPPIQPVTTGGASMQINDVNIVRLFTVFTLLVMMIAC, encoded by the exons ATGTCACTCGTCATATTTCTGCTGGCTTTTGTCTCGGTCGTTGCAGGCAACCCCTTATATCTGTCATGGAGAGAAGATTTCTTGACTGATGACTTGTCGTCCGCCACTGGAAGTAACACACCACTTGAGGGAAAGGAGTGGGCAGTCAACGATGTTCTAATGCGATTAAAAGACGAAGAAATCCAGAAAGGGCGAGAAACTAGCGTCTATCCACCAAACATGCATTTCTTCCATGCTAAGCCCTTTATTGACCAAAGCAAAGTTTTCGAGATAATTAAACTCATGCCAAAAG GTGCGGTATTACACATCCACGACACCGCAATCGCCAACATCAACTGGCTGATCAAGAACGCCACCTATCGGCCATATTGTTACATGTGTTCCACGCGTGATCGAGGAACGCTGCTTTTCCAATTTGCTGAGGACCAGCCGACCGACAACAGCACCTGTGAGTGGAAGCTTGTAGCGACAGAACGGGAAACATCTGGAAATGTTGATGAATTCGATAAGAT gTTATATGATACTATATCATTAGTAGTCGACGaaccacacaccaaataccgtACTCAGCACGAAGTATGGACGTACTTCAACGATTATTTTGCAACGGTGGATGGTTTAGTGTTCTATGCTGACGTCTTTGAAGATTATTATCGTCAGGGCCTCAAAGAATTTAACGACGACGGAGTGCAGTTCATGGAAGTCAGGGCTCTTTTACAACCA ATCTATGAACTCAATGGCACTAGGCACGACTCTGAGTACACACTGCAACGATATGAAGACGCAAACAGAGACTTTCTTGAGACATATCAAGATTCCATGGGGTCAAAGATCATCTTCACGTCGTTAAG AATATTGGACAAACCCACCATAGAATCCGTTGTGAACACAGCGATACAACTCAGGCAAAAATACCCTCACTTCATGGTCGGTTTTGATCTCGTCGCCCAAGAGGATGCTGGTCGCCCTCTAGTGTTTTACTTAGACGAATTGTTGATACCCTCTGATCGAGGAGAAGAGTTGCCCTACTATTTCCATGCGGGAGAGACAA ATTGGCAAGGAGTCGAGACAGACGAAAATCTTATCGACGCTTTGATGCTGAACTCCTCGAGATTGGGACATGCTAACGCGGCAATCAAACATCCatcggttttgaaaaaaatcaaggaCAGAAACATTCCTATTGAGGTTAATCCCATCTCCTCACAG GTAAtgaaacattttgatgatattcgGAACATGCCTGCAGCCTATTTTATTGCGGAAGGATATCCGGTAGTAATCAGTTCTGATGACCCTGTTGTTTGGGGAGCCAGCCCAATATCACATGATTACTACGAAGTATTCATGGGCGTCGCTAGTGCAAGATCAGATTTGAGACTTTTGAAACAACTGACAGTGGACTCTATCAG GTATAGCGCGCTCGCCGGCAGCGAAGAACAACAGTGCATGGACCTGTGGGctgaaaaatggcaaatattccTAGACAAAGTGTTAGACATGTACAACATCACTGACTGGGAACGATATGTACCGACGCCTGGACCAACTACGCCACCTATCCAGCCCGTAACAACTGGCGGCGCTTCGATGCAAATCAATGACGTCAATATTGTCCGACTGTTTACCGTATTCACACTACTTGTGATGATGATTGCATGCTGA